In one Fusarium keratoplasticum isolate Fu6.1 chromosome 5, whole genome shotgun sequence genomic region, the following are encoded:
- a CDS encoding AA-permease domain-containing protein has product MSKTQDSIPGSVTSRVSIEKIQDASQCFETKPEIDGSHDYIQTGNTDGLQRSLTNRKVQLSAIGASIGTALFMSIGGVLIKAGPASLLLAFVTYNIFLAMLNNCIAEMVVYMPVSGGFIRMAGKWVDDALGFMVGWNFFLYQVVIIPFEITALSLVLSYWSDNIPVAAICGGCIVLYGLLNAFTVKVYGESEFWLSGGKVVLLFILLSFTFITMVGGNPQHDVYGFRYWKNPGAFAEFSSTGMLGQFEGFLAALWAASFTCVGPEFVSIVAAEAKHPRIYIKTAYKIVYLRILVFYIGSAIAVGILVPFNEPTMTAIFNGETGHSGSAAASPYIIAMGNLGIGVLPHIITALISTTIFAAGNSVTYYGIRSLYGLSIEGRAPKFLRKTTKQGVPIYCVAVVMVFPFLSFLQMSSGSAQVLTWLINLATGCTIVDYIVIAITYICFYRATVVQKFDRKSLPYRGWFQPYSAWLALVWEILIITFYGYKSFSPWDVGSFFTYYAMVILMPILFFGWKYVKGTKWLKPEEVDLVWDAPYIAAYEEATPDRPVGFFRDCWQSLPFNKPKNKTEEAITC; this is encoded by the exons ATGTCCAAGACACAGGATTCCATCCCTGGCTCCGTTACCTCTCGGGTGTCAATCGAAAAGATCCAAGATGCATCTCAGTGCTTTGAGACTAAGCCAGAGATTGATGGAAGCCATGATTACATCCAGACCGGCAACACGGATGGTCTCCAGCGCAGTCTGACAAACCGAAAGGTCCAACTGTCTGCCATCGGTGCCTCCATCGGTACTGCTCTGTTCATGAGCATCGGTGGAGTCCTCATCAAAGCCGGTCCTGCGAGCCTGTTGCTGGCATTTGTTACCTACAACATATTTTTGGCTATGCTGAATAACTGCATTGCTGAGATGGTTGTTTATATGCCCGTCAGCGGTGGTTTTATTCGCATGGCTGGCAAGTgggttgatgatgctctTGGCTTCATGGTTGGATGGAATTTCTTCCTGTATCAGGTGGTTATCATCCCTTTTGAGATTActgccttgagcttggtgctGTCTTACTGGAGTGATAATATTCCTGTTGCGGCAATCTGCGGTGGCTGCATTGTGCTCTATGG TCTCCTCAACGCCTTCACGGTCAAAGTCTACGGCGAATCCGAATTCTGGCTCTCCGGTGGCAAagtcgtcctcctcttcatcctcctttCCTTCACCTTCATCACAATGGTCGGCGGGAACCCTCAACATGACGTATATGGTTTCCGCTACTGGAAGAACCCTGGCGCCTTTGCGGAGTTCTCGTCAACTGGTATGCTTGGCCAGTTTgagggcttcttggctgctctTTGGGCTGCATCGTTCACCTGTGTTGGACCTGAGTTTGTCTCCATTGTCGCGGCTGAGGCTAAGCATCCTCGAATTTATATCAAGACGGCTTACAAGATTGTATACTTGCGAATCTTGGTCTTTTACATCGGTTCGGCTATTGCTGTTGGTATTCTCGTTCCCTTCAACGAGCCTACCATGACGGCCATCTTCAATGGTGAGACTGGACACAGTGGAAGTGCGGCTGCTTCCCCATACATTATTGCTATGGGTAACCTAGGCATTGGTGTTTTGCCTCACATTATCACGGCACTCATCTCAaccaccatctttgccgcGGGCAATAGTGTCACTTACTACGGCATCCGATCTCTCTACGGACTGTCCATCGAGGGCCGCGCGCCCAAGTTCCTCCGAAAGACCACCAAGCAGGGCGTTCCCATCTACTGCGTCGCCGTAGTCATGGTGTTccccttcttgtccttcctTCAGATGTCCAGCGGTTCCGCCCAGGTCCTAACTTGGCTCATCAATTTGGCTACGGGATGCACCATTGTCGACtacatcgtcatcgccatcacaTACATCTGCTTCTATCGTGCCACCGTCGTGCAAAAGTTTGACCGCAAGAGCCTTCCCTACCGTGGTTGGTTCCAGCCGTACTCTGCTTGGCTGGCGCTGGTCTGGGAGATTCTTATCATCACCTTTTACGGATACAAGAGTTTCTCTCCCTGGGACGTCGGTTCCTTCTTTACCTACTATGCCATGGTTATTCTGATGCCAATTCTATTCTTTGGATGGAAGTACGTCAAGGGCACCAAGTGGCTCAAGCCAGAGGAGGTCGATCTTGTTTGGGATGCTCCCTATATCGCCGCTTACGAAGAGGCCACCCCTGATCGTCCCGTCGGATTCTTTAGGGACTGTTGGCAATCTCTTCCGTTTAATAagcccaagaacaagaccgAGGAGGCGATCACTTGTTAG
- a CDS encoding 2EXR domain-containing protein, whose translation MTTDSPSFTLFPKLPPELRAQIWQQALPIIGPALCRHREGLWRPQFLQPGDEGYFPELEDNIELEFRPDLVIQIPVELPLILVSHEARSVTLKWARENGVKIPPGSDNHTCMRPFDPQLDIIYVEISQITDFYMAAHDRMFEHDLIGRMISSSIRPKRLAISEMAFRSDDVKPDILSAHNYASHLFVIVGEQPDFEGLWEVDSSRGKSVFWNYKKLRFEMGDGEYITDEGLYRIIEENKKDISEDLPHFVDLEIRPAFAVRR comes from the coding sequence ATGACGACAGACTCTCCCTCATTCACCCTCTTCCCAAAACTTCCTCCTGAGTTGCGCGCCCAGATATGGCAACAAGCCCTGCCAATCATAGGACCCGCTCTGTGCCGACACCGAGAAGGCCTCTGGCGCCCACAATTCCTCCAGCCAGGCGACGAGGGCTACTTTCCAGAGTTAGAAGACAACATCGAGCTTGAGTTTCGTCCCGACTTGGTGATACAAATCCCGGTGGAGCTGCCCCTCATACTTGTCAGCCACGAGGCCCGTAGCGTCACCCTGAAATGGGCTCGCGAGAATGGCGTCAAGATACCCCCTGGAAGCGATAACCACACTTGCATGCGACCATTTGATCCTCAATTGGATATAATATATGTCGAAATCAGCCAGATTACCGATTTTTACATGGCGGCTCATGATCGAATGTTTGAACATGATCTTATTGGGAGAATGATCTCCTCAAGCATAAGACCCAAACGTCTTGCGATATCCGAGATGGCATTCCGAAGTGACGATGTGAAACCCGATATCCTCTCCGCACACAACTATGCGTCACATCTATTTGTCATTGTCGGAGAACAGCCAGACTTTGAAGGCTTGTGGGAAGTTGACAGCAGTCGAGGAAAGTCGGTGTTTTGGAACTACAAGAAACTGCGTTTTGAGATGGGAGATGGCGAGTACATCACGGATGAAGGGCTTTATCGGATTATCGAGGAAAACAAGAAGGATATTTCAGAGGACCTTCCCCATTTCGTTGACCTCGAGATCAGGCCTGCTTTTGCTGTTAGGAGATGA
- a CDS encoding CENP-V/GFA domain-containing protein, protein MPCYKGKCICGNLQYTVSLSSPDEARTSLCHCHSCRRAFGTNFGLTTKVPVEGFEYSHGKPKIFKQDNGVTREFCENCGVFVCEYGEQAANKFRYIMWGTFDGPEQFPPKGEFFCKYRTEWMPEIPGVFRKNEIKE, encoded by the exons ATGCCCTGCTACAAAGGGAAATGTATCTGCGGTAATCTTCAATACACCGTTTCGCTATCCTCTCCTGATGAAGCCCGGACTTCCCTTTGCCACTGCCACAGTTGCCGGAGAGCATTCGGCACGAACTTCGGACTAACCACCAAG GTGCCTGTAGAGGGATTTGAGTACAGCCATGGGAAGCCAAAGATCTTCAAGCAAGATAACGGTGTAACACGAGAGTTTTGTGAGAATTGCGGCGTGTTCGTCTGCGAGTACGGC GAACAAGCGGCGAACAAGTTCCGTTACATCATGTGGGGGACATTTGATGGCCCAGAACAATTCCCTCCTAAAGGAGAATTCTTTTGCAAATATCGCACAGAGTGGATGCCAGAGATACCAG GCGTGTTTCGCAAGAACGAGATTAAGGAATGA
- a CDS encoding CFEM domain-containing protein, which produces MKFFAFAALILAVFQAGVWAATTPEEPPTCGLLCIQQETLKSTCELTNVTCICTNVELNEKISLCVHANCTVRESLLVQSYSKHTCNAPSRDRTALVWILGIVFLVIGLVGFGLRVMARVFVRAQTWGADDWVMLLAVLMMIPLNAISIPISRVGLGKDIWNVHPDDITDFLYFFFWDELLYLGVLPVTKISILLFYLKVFPGKNIRLGCWILIGLNVAYFIAFELVSIFQCTPIEGAWRAWDKEFPAKCNNINMQGWMAAILNIVLDVATLCLPLWELYKLSLSRKKKIQIMLMFSVGFFVTIVSIVRLQSLASYATTSNVTQDYVEIGYWSTIEVPVSILCACMPAIRSLFSLVFPKVFGTTARSKSEYANISEGKQASSSQKSTSKALSQGQGVRVSKNPNETSAMELTDMRFDYHHHHGRHSSEKLPVTPREPV; this is translated from the exons ATGAAGTTCTTTGCGTTTGCCGCCTTGATCCTGGCTGTGTTCCAGGCTGGCGTGTGGGCTGCCACCACGCCAGAAGAGCCTCCTACCTGTGGC TTGCTATGTATCCAGCAGGAGACGCTCAAGTCGACTTGCGAGTTGACCAACGTCACTTGTATCTGCACCAACGTTGAGTTGAACGAAAAGATTTCTCTATGCGTGCACGCCAATTGCACAGTTAGAGAGTCCCTTT TGGTCCAGAGCTACTCCAAGCACACATGCAACGCGCCGTCGAGAGACCGCACAGCTTTAGTATGGATCTTAGGAATCGTCTTTCTCGTCATCGGCCTCGTGGGATTCGGCCTGAGAGTTATGGCCAGAGTTTTTGTGCGAGCCCAGACTTGGGGAGCTGACGACTGGGTGATGCTCCTTGCAGTG CTCATGATGATACCCCTCAACGCCATATCGATACCTATCTCCAGAGTTGGCCTGGGTAAAGATATTTGGAATGTGCATCCTGACGACATTACCGATTTCCTTTAT TTCTTCTTTTGGGATGAGCTTCTCTACCTTGGAGTTCTCCCTGTCACAAAAATCTCCATCCTACTCTTCTACCTCAAGGTCTTTCCAGGCAAAAACATCCGATTGGGCTGTTGGATTCTCATTGGCCTCAACGTCGCATATTTCATTGCCTTTGAGCTCGTCTCAATCTTCCAATGCACTCCCATCGAAGGTGCCTGGAGGGCGTGGGACAAGGAGTTTCCCGCAAAATgcaacaacatcaacatgcAGGGCTGGATGGCGGCCATTCTCAACATTGTTCTCGACGTGGCTACGCTATGCCTACCGCTATGGGAACTCTACAAGCTTTCTTTGTcgcggaagaagaagattcaGATTATGCTCATGTTCAGTGTTGGATTTTT TGTCACCATCGTCAGTATTGTTCGACTACAGTCACTGGCGAGTTATGCCACAACTAGCAACGTGACGC AGGATTACGTTGAAATCGGCTACTGGAGCACCATTGAAGTCCCAGTCAGCATCCTCTGCGCTTGTATGCCCGCCATCcgctccctcttctctctcgtcTTCCCCAAAGTCTTTGGCACCACGGCCAGAAGCAAGTCGGAATATGCCAACATCTCGGAAGGGAAACAGGCATCGAGTTCGCAGAAGAGCACCTCCAAGGCCTTGTCGCAGGGTCAAGGCGTGAGGGTCTCTAAGAATCCAAATGAGACGTCTGCAATGGAGCTTACCGACATGAGGTTTGActatcaccatcatcatgggcgTCACTCTTCAGAGAAGCTGCCAGTGACTCCTCGTGAGCCAGTGTGA
- a CDS encoding AB hydrolase-1 domain-containing protein — MKATFLLACFAHALQASASGANLPADYERATTGLVKTQDGVHLNYTQAGSLLGQNLVFIPGWRQSAAEWKKQVEYFSKAGYRVTAYDMRGHGESEKPDFGYRLSRFGADLNDVLTTLDLHNVSIIAHSMGSSVTWAFWDQYPDERRRIDHFAIVDQSSVLVADPTWTKAEAETFSAALFTPAGTYEFANNMTAETPPFVRSMFTPDVSEADYQWVLSENKKISDKNAATLLINHAFADWRDVLPRINIPTLVISGDVSVNNASGISWAATQIPGAKSRTFTAEEKGSHFMFWENPELFNSVIEEFVTS, encoded by the coding sequence ATGAAGGCTACCTTTCTTCTCGCTTGCTTTGCTCATGCTCTCCAGGCCTCTGCCTCTGGGGCCAATCTCCCAGCAGACTACGAGCGAGCAACAACCGGCCTGGTCAAGACTCAAGATGGAGTGCACTTGAACTACACACAGGCCGGCTCCCTCCTGGGACAGAACCTTGTCTTCATCCCCGGATGGCGACAGAGTGCTGCTGAGTGGAAGAAGCAGGTTGAGTATTTCTCCAAGGCTGGCTATCGTGTCACCGCGTACGATATGCGCGGCCATGGAGAGTCTGAGAAGCCAGACTTTGGATACCGACTGAGCCGCTTCGGCGCAGACCTCAACGACGTCTTGACTACTCTCGACCTCCACAACGTCAGTATTATCGCTCACTCGATGGGCTCATCCGTTACCTGGGCATTCTGGGATCAGTACCCCGACGAACGACGACGGATCGACCACTTTGCAATCGTCGACCAGTCCTCGGTTCTCGTCGCCGATCCCACCTGGACCAAAGCCGAAGCCGAGACCTTTTCCGCTGCCCTATTCACGCCCGCTGGAACGTACGAGTTTGCAAACAACATGACAGCCGAGACGCCGCCCTTTGTTCGAAGCATGTTCACCCCCGACGTATCCGAAGCCGACTACCAATGGGTTCTCTCAGAGAACAAGAAGATTAGCGACAAGAACGCTGCCACACTCCTTATCAACCACGCCTTTGCCGACTGGCGAGATGTTCTTCCCCGGATCAACATTCCCACGCTCGTCATCTCGGGAGATGTCAGTGTTAACAACGCGTCTGGTATCTCTTGGGCTGCGACGCAGATCCCTGGGGCCAAGAGTCGGACTTTTactgctgaggagaagggtaGCCATTTCATGTTTTGGGAGAATCCCGAGTTGTTTAACAGTGTCATTGAGGAGTTTGTCACTTCATAG
- a CDS encoding Nitroreductase domain-containing protein, producing the protein MSPSITADQFLAAAKHRRTVYGLKDTSPVSDDRIEKIITEVLSFSPSSYNTQPGRITLVLGEKHKQLWDVVIETAEPILKGAGPGVWDAMGPRFQAFKNAYGSVLFWDSGETIKSSQETHQSAAHMFPQFADHASGMAQILVWTALELEGFGANLQHMGAIPPVEAALKKFLEVPEDYSLKANLNFGELAQPHPEVPEKLPLSETLKIIK; encoded by the exons ATGTCTCCCTCCATCACCGCCGATCAGTTCCTCGCTGCTGCCAAGCACCGACGAACCGTTTACGGACTTAAGGACACTTCTCCTGTTTCCGACGACCGTATTGAGAAGATCATCACTGAGgtcctctctttctctccctcctcctacAACACTCAGCCCGGTCGCATCACCCTCGTCCTTGGTGAGAAGCACAAGCAGCTTTGGGATGTAGTTATCGAGACCGCCGAGCCTATCCTCAAGGGGGCTGGTCCTGGTGTTTGGGACGCCATGGGTCCCCGCTTCCAGGCTTtcaagaacgcttacggtTCC GTCCTGTTCTGGGACAGCGGAGAGACCATCAAGAGCTCCCAAGAGACCCACCAGTCCGCCGCCCACATGTTCCCCCAATTCGCCGACCACGCCAGCGGCATGGCCCAGATCCTCGTCTGGACCgccctcgagctcgagggcTTCGGCGCCAACCTTCAGCACATGGGTGCCATTCCCCCTGTTGAGGCTGCCCTCAAGAAGTTCCTCGAGGTTCCTGAGGACTACAGCCTCAAGGCTAACCTGAACTTTGGCGAGCTGGCTCAGCCTCATCCCGAGGTCCCGGAGAAGTTGCCTCTTAGCGAGACTCTTAAGATTATCAAGTAG